GGAGTCCGCCGCACAGGCGGCGAGGGACTCGAATGCCAGCGCTATCGCGACTGTGAACTCGGGGTGCGTTTCGTCGATGCATTCGAGTGCGATGTCGTTCGCCGCCGAAAGTGCCAGATAGGCGGCCTCTGAACTGGTTACAGCCGAGCTGTGGGCCAATCTCTCCGTGGCCTCGTACGCCGCGCGCCACGCGTCAGGGCTGAGCGCCTTCGTTTCCGATGTTCGGCACATACCGGCAACGCGCTCGAGTTCGTGGAGTACATCGTCGCCGGCGGCCGGGAGCCGGCCGGTCAAGCCCCAGTCTGAGTCGAGCACGTCGGCGAACCAGCACCAGCGAGCGAACTCGGGCGCGTCTTCGAGCGCGAGTTCAACGTGTCCCGTGAGTGGGACGTGAGGATCAAGCGCAGGGTTGGAACCTGGTGTGGTAATTGCCAAACGCCGCACTGCGGAGCGTGCACGACCGAGTCCGACCGAGGTCAGAGCGTTGTCAACCAGCACTCGACGGCGCGCCTGGCAGCGTCGGTTGGATCGGCGAGGTCGACCGCAGTGGTGGCATCGACCCCCTCGGTGCGCTCCCAGCTGCCGTCGTCTCGTTGGTGGTCCACGATGGACCAGATTTCGACCGTGGCTTCATGCTCACCGCGGGTGATGAGCCGAAGAGCCGGGACGAATCCGGGGCAGAGGTTGCTGAGGGCGATGTATGTGCGGTCCTCGTCAACGGCGAGGTCAAGGTCGTTGTGATCGTTCGCGTCGTGGGCGGCCGCAATGAACGCCGTGTGGAAGTCCTCGGGGATTTCTATGAGGCCATCGGGTCTGGTCTCCTTCAAAAGGGTCGTGATCTCTGGGGTGCACAGCAATGCCTCACACGGTCGCCGGCGTCAACAGGTATCAGCGAACTGGAACAAGGCCTGCCTGGTCGACCGGGTCGGGGTGCCGATGCCTGTTCGGCGAGGCGATGCCATCGTTGACGCGAAGAGGGGCAACCCCGACGACAGCCGCCATCGCTCATCTGAGTCAGGCCAATTCTGCTCGGCACCTACGGCTCTCGTTGAACCCGACCGGCAGGCCGGCCGCCATAGCTTCGAGCGCCGGGCGATCGGCCAGCTCCCTGGCACCCCACCTTCCGGCGCTGAACGAGCACAGTCGATCGTTGCATCGTGGAACTGTGCGCTTGCCGTGAAGGCGCCGGTCCAGCGGCGCCTGATCGCACTCACTCGGTTGGCGGAAGCCCGCGCCGGCGCGTTCACCCTGGAGCCGACGGGCGACTGTGACTCGGCGGCATCCGACGTAGCTGCTGCTTCTCGCGGAGAGTCAGAATCGGGTGCGTCTGTCAGATCGGCCGCGGCAGCGACTGCGGCAGTCTCGCCCTTTCCACGCTCCCCCGTAGGCGCGTCGGTCGGGGTCGACGTCTCCGCCGTGGAATCGGAACCGGCGACGTCCGTCTGGACGAGAGCTCGGCGGTACCGGCTCAGCTCCGTCACGGCCGAGTCGTACTTGATGGCGAGCTTGTCCGCGAGGAGGCTCGGTGACCAGCGCTGCTCGTAGGCCATCCGAATGATTTCTCGTCGTTCGCAGTTGCGCATGGGGACTTGTTCGCCGCTCAGGCGACGAACGATGACGACCTCGTCGGCCGCAACCGTTCCCGTGGCCCGCTCGCGCTCGTGACTACGCGCCTTAGGATTGTCGATCTCGTCGTCGTCCCATCCGAGAGGCGGCACCAGTCCTTCTGCGCGTGCTTGCTCACGGAGGTCGGCGTCGGGTCCGGGACGCATGGAAAGCTCGTCGTAGATCTCGTCGACCGCTTCCCACAGCTCGCTCGGGATGAGACCTTTTTCCGGCATCGAGGTGACAACGTCGACCTCGACGTTCAACCGGTGAGCGAGGCTCGGATCGCCGTAGCCCATGGCGTTGAGTGCACGCAGTCGGCGGCGAGCCCCCACTGCTGGGGTCAGATCACGCCCACGGCTCGGGTGAAAAGTGATCGAGAGGATCGCGTCCGCGATGGCGGAGGTGGTCGTGCGCGTCGAAGTGCTCCTCAGCGACCGGATTGTCGCGACCGGCACAGAGGCCAGGTCAGCGATCAGAGCGGTCGTCATCCCGGCGCACATCAGGGCGTTGATGTGGTAGCGCACATCAACCGTATCGACAGATGTATCGACGTGACGGGCAGGTGTCCAAGCCTGCCCGTCACGTCCCCCTAAACCCGACTGTCGCGATGTCTGGAACCACCCGTCGTCGCGACTGGGCAAAGCAGACCGGGCGGGGAATCCGGCTGCATTCAGTCTAGCTAGCTGAGCGGCGCATACGGACGAGCGTGCGCCGCGTCGATGCGCAGAAGTCTGACACAAGGGTGGGGCAGCTGAAACGGTAGTCGTCATCGGATGCTCTTTTCCGTTTAGCGGCTGGTCAGGCCGCATGTACGTGGGAACTGTTCGTACTCGAGCGCACCGGGTTCGAGTTCAGCAAGTGATCGTCAGCGCTGCACCGCTTCGCATTCATCACTGGAATTTAAACCCGGTATGCAACGATGGTATCTACATCTTCAATAGGATGTCCAGCGATGAACGGAAAATCGCAGTGAGAGCGCCCCTGAACGGCTTCAAGCCCCAGGCCCTCGAAGACGCGCGCACTACTGCCGGAATCACGCGCGGCGACCTGTCCCGCGCAATAGGTGTCGACCCGACCACCATCCACAACTGGGAAACCTCGCGAACGCACCCTCAGCCCGACCATCTCGCCCGGGCCGCCGAGAAGCTGGGAATACCCCTCGACCGTCTCGTCGTCGTCCCGGAGGACAGTCGGACCATCGCCGACCTGCGGAATCTCGCGGGATTGACGCAGAAACACGTCGCAAACCGAACCGGACTCAGCACCACCACCATCGGCCGAATCGAACGGGGCGAAGGAAGCCTGTCCGATCGACACGCCACAGCACTCGCTGAGGCTCTGCACCTGGAAGAACGCACAATCCGTGACGCATTCATCCGCGCACGAAATCGACCGCTTCCTACTCGCTAGCTCGGCAACAATCACCGCCGCGCTCACACACTGTCCCCGCGGCGCAACCGCTGCTGGCGGCGACGATCGATGGAGCGCCACACTCCGCTGAGAGCCAGAGTCGCAGCGAGCGCGAGAACTGCCACGACGATGATCAGCCGCCGAAGATCGAGGCCGGCACCTTCCGTGCCAGGGATAGTCACCAACGGTGATGCCGAAGCCCCAACGATGAGATCGTGAGCGAGCAGCCACGCAGCTGCCTTGGTCGACATCACTGGAAGTGCCGCGACAAGGAGGCCCAGAATCAATGGGGCCGCCATCAACAGAGACAGTTGGTCCTCGTCGGACAGGCCTGCTGCATTCTGCGCGGGTTGGATGGGCCGCTGAGGTTGACTGGGGTGCATGGGATCTCCTCCTGAAGTGGGCTCTATCTGGAGGAAGATCCGTTCGAAGAGGCTTGTGTGACAGACGTCCGCATCTTTTTCGTAAGGCTCCAGAGCCTTTGAGTCCCCTGCCACTCAGATTGCGAAGACTCGGAGCCGGGGTCAGACGAACGCCTGCGCAGCCTGGCCACGCGGCATAGATGCACATATCCGGTCCATGCCCAGCGGCACTGCATTCCGCCGCCCAAGGCGTGGCAGCCTCGACGCTTGCAAGGGAGATGCGACGTCAGTAGTGGCAGCAGGCCACCCACACAGCCCCGAACGAACAGAAGAACACCGAACTGCGCGATACCGCGGCGCGGCCGGACGACTCGGCCGAGCACCGCGCCGCCTTCGCCCAAGACATGACTGCCGCCGGCGTTGACAGTGAAGCCGTCGGCGCCCGCATGTCCGCCGACCTCGACCAGGTCCCATCCCGCGGAGCCGTCCGGGCACCGAAGAAGGCACCAGTCCCCCGGAAGGGCAAGCCGTGGCAGTCCCACACAAAGCGCAATGAAGGAGCTATCCGGTTCGGAGTCACGAAGCCCGGCCGGACACTCGACAAACGAAAAACGGAAGGGCATCCGACCAGGTGATGGCAACTCACCCGCTAATGTGAATCAGCCAACGTGCGCTTGCATCCGTACCTGCACGGGGCGTGACCTGAACGACCAGCAGTAAGGCGGAGCATGGGCCGGCGTGGAAGCGAGACCGAACAAACCGGAAATATCGGCGAAACCGCAGTAACGCTTGAGTTCCAGCAGCTGCAGTGGCACGTGGCGCCCAACCCAGCTGGTGAGGTCGGCACTGATCTGTTGCTTCAAGCGCGCGATGCGCGCCGGTTCGATCTCGGCGCAATTGTCGGTGCTCAGGTCAAGTCGGGCCCATCCTTCTTCGATACGCCAGAGAGCGATGACGCTGGGGACGTAGTCGGTTGGTGGTTCCGAGATCCGAACGGCGAGTATCTCAAATACTGGCGGGACCACACCGTGCCTCACATCGTGGTACTACACGATGCATCAGAAAAGAAGTCGTACTGGGTTCACGTAACGGCCGAAAGGATTAAATCGACGGGGAAAGGTGCGAAGATTCTTGTTCCCAAGGCTTCTGTCGTCGATGCGGAACATGCCGACGAACTTTTCAAGGTAGCTACCGTCGGCCGTGTCGGCCCCCGATGGGAGGGCAGCGCATGGGACGAAGGCGGGTCAATTCTCTCGCCCGACCAGCTCCGCTACGCCCTGCTGACGCCTCGGTTGATCGCTCCACATCCCAATCGACCAGTAGACGAATTACGTCCAGACCAGGCCATCGCACTACTGGTGAAGATGAGATTGCACGAGCTCGACCCGACACCACTCCATAAGAAGAAGGGTGCCGTACCGGATCTCGCGGAGTGCCGCACTTCGAAGGCCTGGCGATGGCAGTTCTACGCAGCTCTACACGATGTACTCATCGAGGAGAAGGGGCGTGAAGCGCTCGAAGCGCTGATCGAAACGGCGAGCAAGCCTCATGAGAGCGC
This genomic window from Rhodococcus oxybenzonivorans contains:
- a CDS encoding helix-turn-helix domain-containing protein, which produces MRAPLNGFKPQALEDARTTAGITRGDLSRAIGVDPTTIHNWETSRTHPQPDHLARAAEKLGIPLDRLVVVPEDSRTIADLRNLAGLTQKHVANRTGLSTTTIGRIERGEGSLSDRHATALAEALHLEERTIRDAFIRARNRPLPTR